A genomic region of Marinobacter qingdaonensis contains the following coding sequences:
- the rplD gene encoding 50S ribosomal protein L4: MELTITGSGKGISVSDAAFAKDFNESLVHQVVTAYMAAGRQGTKAQKTRSEVSGGGKKPWRQKGTGRARAGTIRSPIWRAGGVTFAAKPRGFEQKVNRKMYRAAMRSIFSELVRQERLLVVDDMNVDSPKTKAFNAKLKDIGVSNALILSESVEQNLHLASRNIPHVDVRDIAGLDPVSLVAYENVVVTVPALKKIEEMLG, from the coding sequence ATGGAATTGACTATTACAGGTAGCGGCAAGGGAATCTCTGTTTCCGACGCCGCGTTTGCCAAAGATTTTAACGAGTCGCTGGTTCACCAGGTTGTCACTGCGTACATGGCAGCGGGCCGCCAGGGTACCAAGGCTCAAAAGACGCGTTCCGAAGTCAGCGGTGGTGGTAAGAAGCCGTGGCGCCAGAAGGGCACCGGTCGTGCCCGTGCTGGTACCATTCGCAGCCCGATCTGGCGCGCCGGTGGTGTGACCTTTGCAGCCAAGCCTCGTGGCTTCGAGCAGAAGGTAAACCGCAAGATGTACCGCGCAGCAATGCGCTCCATTTTTTCCGAGCTGGTTCGCCAAGAGCGTCTGCTGGTTGTTGACGACATGAACGTTGATAGCCCGAAAACCAAGGCCTTCAACGCCAAGCTGAAGGACATCGGTGTGAGCAACGCGCTGATCCTGTCCGAAAGCGTCGAGCAGAATCTGCACCTGGCGTCACGCAACATCCCGCACGTTGATGTGCGCGATATTGCCGGTCTGGACCCGGTTAGCCTGGTTGCCTACGAGAATGTCGTGGTGACTGTTCCCGCTCTGAAGAAGATCGAGGAGATGCTGGGATGA